The genomic window TTCTGCTGCAAGAATATCTGTGCCGCGGCACTACATTGATGTTAAGCTCAACTGTCCGAATTACTGGGGGTACCATCTGTTCATTAAGGCATGCTCACTCACAGATAATTGGCGACCCTCTGGAAGGCAAGGAGACCCTCCATATCAAGGCCTTCTTTAGAAGACTTGAGCTGTTCCACCTTGTCATCGAGGTTGATTAAGAGTTGTTTGACAATGCCAGAGGGTAGAGAAGAGGGCTTAGGAGGCGTGATGGCATCTAAAGTTGGCATGCTGGACGTTCTGTTGACTATGTGGGAGGTAAGTGAGTTATTGGGAAAAAGATGTAGTAAATtgtggagatggaagaaatAGCATTCGTGGCTGGTACTGTCACATTCAGTAATTTATATTTTTGTCAACTCTTTTCTGTGGATACAAACTTGAACCacttccatcatcatcaccgATGAAGCTGGCTGCAGGCTCGAACCTCAAAACTTGAATAATGCATGATGACTCGCACTACGTCACAGGTCTGTTCGCCGCTCGCCGACTCGGCTTGTTGCATGCCCCCTTCGCACTTGCCCGAACTTATAAATGCGGCTCTTTTTTACTCTTTTATACTTAAAAAAAGTAGCAATTTTAATTATAGTCAGGCATGCGTTTCCGAATACTCGACTAATTTTATTTTAGTTGTGCATAATTATAATAAATATAATTTATAATATTATTACGAGTTGCTGAATTTCTAATGATAGTCGAATGATAACTAAATAAAAAAATGGTTAACTTTCCTGATCCAGGGTTGATGTTCGTCGGCTATCACCTTATTGTTCTCTGCACGCACATCCTCTGCTCGCTGACAGCGATGCTGATCGCTGATCATCTATTGTTCTCTACACATCTGTATCAATTACTTACGCCCTGGTCAAACATTGTCATATGTTCTGATCCTCTTATTCATCCACTGTTCAATCTTTATCAAGTTCACTCACCACCACAACGGTTCGATTTATTCACTGTCGACCGTTGCATCTGCCTGCTAACGTTATGGTAAGCAAACTACATGCCATCAGGCGCATCCAGTAAGGAACTTTTCCAGCTAACTCGATTTGCGTCACATTTAGGTACCATCAACCTACGTTCCTATGTCGCAGAGGCAATCCTGGACTGATGTCAAGCCCATTATACAAGATGACGGACCTAATCCTGTCGTCCCCATCATGTATTCGCAAGAGTGTAAGAGTTTTCATTGGTCGTTATGTTAGTGTACTGATCCAAATATCTTTCAGATAAAGAGGCAATGGATTATTTCCGTGCTATCACTGCGATGGAGGAAAAGTCTGAACGTGCTCTAGAACTGACAGAGACTATTGTCAGAATGAACCCGGCACATTACACTGTTTGGTAATTGCCTGAACTCCATTCTCATGACATTGTACTGACATCATATATGCAGGCAATATCGCTTCTCTTTGTTAATATCATTGAACAAGTCTCTGGAGGACGAACTTCAACTCATGAACGAGTTCGCCGTCCAGAACCTTAAGAGTTATCAAGTCTGGTGGGTTGATGACCAATGGTCTTGACGAAGCTAAAAGAGTTAACCTCGTTAATGGTAGGCATCATCGACTGCTCCTTTTAGATCGTATTTCCCCTCAAGATCCCATTTCTGAGATTGAGTATATTCATGGGTCCCTTCTGCCTGATCCTAAAAACTACCACACCTGGGCATATCTTCATTGGTTATATTCTCATTTTTCGATTCTTGGCCGTATATCCGAAGCCCAATGGAGATCGGAGCTTGATTGGTGTGATGAAATGTTGAGGGTTGATGGTAGAAACAACAGTGCTTGGGGATGGCGATGGTACCTAAAAGTGTCTAGACCTGGAGCTGAAACCTCCAGCCGCATGTTGCAGGATGAGCTTATGTGAGTCATTCATGCTTAACAAATTCCAAGGTTGACAGGGGGGCGAAGTTACAT from Cryptococcus gattii WM276 chromosome E, complete sequence includes these protein-coding regions:
- a CDS encoding pheromone maturation-related protein, putative (Similar to TIGR gene model, INSD accession AAW43554.1), encoding MVPSTYVPMSQRQSWTDVKPIIQDDGPNPVVPIMYSQEYKEAMDYFRAITAMEEKSERALELTETIVRMNPAHYTVWQYRFSLLISLNKSLEDELQLMNEFAVQNLKSYQVWHHRLLLLDRISPQDPISEIEYIHGSLLPDPKNYHTWAYLHWLYSHFSILGRISEAQWRSELDWCDEMLRVDGRNNSAWGWRWYLKVSRPGAETSSRMLQDELIYILKSIHHIPHNVSAWNYLRGFLKHFSLPLAPLLPAILPYTAYKPNSDTEINDAFHLPMPSDPLPQDTPLPIPLALEYLADTFIEQNRVDDAAEVFEKLSSKYDRMRAGYWEFRRRECAEE